In the Oncorhynchus gorbuscha isolate QuinsamMale2020 ecotype Even-year linkage group LG05, OgorEven_v1.0, whole genome shotgun sequence genome, one interval contains:
- the LOC124035245 gene encoding potassium voltage-gated channel subfamily V member 2-like translates to MGSTGRMLNLWNRRQSLFPNYKVTGPSAELRRPSEDSTLPFTKDSCIKEWNSMQELSKDIYDIYSEYEDEEDEKPLALLSRLASPTKNYNLNINVGGKSYQIAYRLAARYPKTRIGRLATYTDHNKKLDLCDDYQVKKNEYFFDRDPEIFNNIFTFYRTGVLWIKDELCPRNFLEEINYWGVRIKNTHRCCRISFEERQDEINEQLNIQRELEAEVEIEENEELFQDMFMGHNRRVIWNLMEKPFSSVPAKLMALVSSLFVLVSLVAMTLNTVEDMQYKTPSGQLSGKTYCEFVESLCIAFFTMEYLLRLVSTPDLQTFARSMLNTVDLIAILPQYLQLALECFENNDYVKHEHDMRTVGQVGKLGQVLRIMRLMRIFRILKLARHSTGLRAFGFTLRQCYQQVGCLFLFIAMGIFAFSAMVYTVEHDVPQTNFTSIPHAWWWAAVSISTVGYGDMYPETILGRLFAFFCISFGIILNGLPISILFNKFSDYYAKLKSHEYTANMKNRGKIRFAKRTAMKISLCCGVGHTT, encoded by the exons ATGGGAAGCACCGGGAGGATGCTCAACCTTTGGAACAGGAGGCAGAGCCTCTTCCCTAACTACAAAGTCACCGGGCCTAGTGCTGAACTTAGAAGACCCTCAGAAGACAGCACCCTTCCATTCACCAAGGACAGCTGTATAAAAGAGTGGAATTCCATGCAGGAACTGAGCAAGGACATTTATGACATCTACTCTGAGTATGAGGATGAGGAAGATGAGAAGCCTTTGGCTCTTCTTTCAAGGCTGGCTTCACCCACCAAGAATTACAATCTCAACATCAATGTTGGGGGGAAGTCCTATCAGATAGCTTACCGGTTGGCGGCCAGGTACCCCAAAACTAGGATAGGGCGGCTTGCCACCTATACAGACCACAACAAGAAACTGGACCTGTGTGACGATTACCAAGTCAAGAAAAATGAGTACTTCTTCGACAGGGACCCAGAGATTTTCAACAACATCTTCACCTTCTACAGAACTGGGGTGCTGTGGATAAAAGATGAGCTGTGTCCCAGAAACTTTCTGGAGGAGATCAACTACTGGGGTGTGAGGATCAAGAACACCCACCGCTGCTGCCGGATTTCCTTTGAGGAGCGACAGGACGAAATAAACGAGCAGCTGAACATCCAGAGAGAGCTGGAGGCCGAGGTGGAGATCGAGGAGAATGAGGAGCTGTTTCAGGACATGTTCATGGGCCATAACCGCAGAGTGATCTGGAACCTAATGGAAAAACCTTTCTCATCTGTCCCTGCCAAGCTCATGGCCTTGGTCTCCAGCCTGTTTGTCCTGGTATCCCTGGTGGCAATGACACTCAACACAGTAGAGGATATGCAGTACAAGACTCCCTCTGGCCAATTGAGCGGGAAGACCTACTGTGAATTTGTGGAGTCTCTGTGCATTGCTTTTTTCACCATGGAGTATCTGCTCAGGCTGGTGTCCACACCTGACCTCCAGACGTTCGCCAGGAGCATGCTCAACACGGTGGACCTGATCGCTATTCTACCTCAGTACCTGCAGCTGGCTTTGGAGTGCTTTGAAAACAATGACTATGTGAAGCACGAACACGACATGAGGACAGTTGGGCAGGTGGGGAAGCTGGGCCAGGTGTTGCGGATTATGCGGCTGATGCGTATATTTCGTATCTTGAAGCTGGCGCGCCACTCCACCGGACTGAGGGCGTTTGGCTTCACACTCCGCCAGTGCTACCAGCAGGTGGGCTGCCTCTTCCTCTTCATTGCCATGGGAATCTTCGCCTTCTCTGCCATGGTCTACACTGTGGAGCATGACGTGCCCCAAACCAACTTCACAAGCATCCCCCATGCATGGTGGTGGGCTGCT GTCAGCATCTCCACCGTGGGCTATGGAGACATGTATCCAGAGACCATCCTGGGGCGTCTCTTTGCTTTCTTCTGTATTTCCTTTGGAATCATACTGAACGGACTACCCATCTCCATCCTCTTCAACAAGTTCTCAGACTACTACGCCAAACTGAAATCCCACGAGTACACCGCAAACATGAAGAACCGGGGGAAAATTAGGTTTGCCAAAAGGACAGCAATGAAGATCTCACTTTGTTGTGGAGTTGGACACACTACATGA